CTACTCCTTGAAAATGCGTTTCCATTAGAAACCGCAACTCCGCAAGAAAAGATTTAACAGGGGCACATCAAATTACTATGATAGGTTCACAACGACATATTTAACCGGTACAACAGGGTTCCAGAGAAAAACATGAGCACATATCTTATGTTTATTGTCACTTATTTTTGTGAAGCTCTCCCTCTTCAAGGAGCATAGAAGCAATTTCCAGCATGTGAATGAGTGACCAGTGTTCTTATTCTCTAGCCACAGGTCGACGGGATCGCACTCTCCAATGTGCGAATGACACCCTAGTCTTTATTGCTGGCACGGAGGAGCGGGGTTATCTCGGGGACAACCCTGTAGATGTGCACTCTAATGTTGTCCTCCTTGAAAAGTTCGAAGACACAAACATCAAACTTCTCCAGATTGTTTCCTAGAGCAAATTTTCCCCAGCCACCGCTGAAAGAGGCGACTGAGCGGCCACTATAGTAAACATAGTTGACTTCCCAAGGCTTCCCTAGGGGATCCCAGAGcgtcatcttcttgcttgtccGGGGAAGTGACTCTCTGACAAATTCGCATGTGATGTTCTGCAATACAAGGTAAGTCAGAGAAGTAATGAGAATGTAAACGAGACAATGGTAGATATGGCTGGCAATGCTATCCACAAACAAAGTATTAACCCCCTTTTTCGTTAGGTTCTTGAACATTACAATCACAAAGTACCAAATTAACTTTACATAGTCCAATTAGGGATCGAAAAGCTAGGGAACCAAAAGGTGGTTAAATGATCCAAACTAAGCTAATCTGCAAAGTTACTAGAAAAATGCTGGGAAACCATTTGCTGTTACAAGAACAGTTTGTTGCAGAGAGCAGAGTAGAGCTGGGAAGCACGACTCTGTGATAAATAATGGATTTACAAGAGATGTGATAACTACACAAACAAAACTCCCTATAAATGGAATGCCAAGAGTAATGCATATAGTGAAACAAATAGGAATCCAGGTCCATACGTGGATCAAGCTGATTATCTCAACATGTAGTAACTGTGAATGTCTTTCAGCTATGCCCAGCTGCCAGTATTTTTTTATATACTAAACAATTCTATATTTCCAACAGTGGAGCCAACAGTGAATGCAACAAAGCATACAACACTTGTAAACTACGATCTGTAGATTTTTATCTATCAAAGTATTGATGCTTAACATTATTAGAACCTTCAGTATTATCTTCAAGGAATTTATATCCCATCTGGGAAAAATTCAAACTAAGCACAATAAGGAACCCTGAGCATGCTAGCAACTACAAGGAAGACTTTTGAGCTCGATACAAATGAAATACCATATGGGAAATAAGTGACATTACCATGAAAAATCCCACATAGACATAAGATTCCATCATTGTTTGCACGGCAAAAGGATTCTCTGATTTAAATTCCTTAGCCCTTTTAAGAGCAAGGTCCTTCTCTTCTTGAGTTACTGGACGCCTCTGAGATATTACCACTGGTTGCCTGGCCCTCCTCACAATGACTGAAAGATGCAATAGCATCAAATTATTCACAGAAGTCATGTAGTCCAAAAGAATTGAATCTCTTATTAACAATAAATGATGTCAATTTCACTGTAACAAAATTGTTCAGGGGGTGGGAAAACTTACATTTACCAAGCTTAGGCATATTCTTCTCTCTGACCTGAGTCTTGTTGAAAGCCATAGATTCGTCTAACAAACTGTATGGGGTACCTGTGATATGCAAAAATTAACTTGAGTAGAAAGCATGGATGGCAATAATTTTGAATGAATCCTAGCTAGAAAAATAATGGTTGATCATGAGTGTGCTTGACAATCTATGCCTATGCATGTAATCTATGCAGGTAACCAGACAGGCCACCAGGTTGTTTTGGTACCGTGCTGAACTGGGATTGCAATCCTGTTTTGACATAATAGAACACTTATTTTTAATactaaaaaagagagaagagtcAGCGGTAATCTTAGACAATTGTCACCACCAATAAATAGCTTAGGCATGGGGATGTTCTGGCAACTACATGCCTGCAACGTCAAAGCACATGGCCTCTTAAGTTCAGACCATGCAGGACACCTAATCAGCAGTACAGTTGCAGGTATGTGCTTAATGGATTAGTCATTATGCAGTTATCCTGCAGTCAACTTCATGTTGTCAATCAGAACATACTAAAAAGATTGCAATATTAGCAGAAAATAGCTATGCACTTCTGCAATGAACACAACAACCAAGAACAATTATTCAGGTCAATTATACAACTTCTGAACATTAAGGCTCTTTTACCTTTCTCAGTGTTGTCAATTGTTGATGCATCCTTAGAAGTGCGACGATCCTTAGAAGTGCGAGGGATAGCATCAGGCCTCTTCttctcagaattttttgcaacacttgaatgcCTCTTTGATGCATTGCCACCTTCTGAGTGATTATTCACTCCTCTAGTCCTCTTTCTTGTTATTCCATTACCCTCTTTTGGGGGGAGAATTGATGTATCAGAGGTGCCACCTGCATCCATGTCCCCCTGGAcctcttcatcatcttcaatcTTAATCACTACATCATTAGTAGGCTTcgcaaccaaagctggtgggtCCACGACGCCTAATGAACCGAACACTGTCACGGAGAATTTTGAGAGTCCGTCATATGTGAATACCAAGAAATGACCTTGCTTGACAGAGTGATCCGTAACAAATTCCTTCCACCCCTGCCCAAAGCACAACCCTTCGGAGTCCGAAGTAAGTACTGCCTGCCATGTGTTGCCACTCGGACCTTTCAGGGAAACAAGTCCGGTAGGTTGCTCCTTGAGGTGCTGGTGGAACGATGCAGGGATTTTCTACACATATCAACAAAGAAGCTGTTAGTATTTTCCTCTAGGATGCACACATGAACTTATTGACACTGAGGCGAGCTGCATGTATGACTCAATCTCATGTCAAAGGTAAGACCAACACtataaaaaaaaagtagaaCCTGCAGACAAATGGCGTATATATGGTATGCGGTGAGATAAAACGTTGCTGAATATTTCTTATCAGAATTATCCGGGCAACCACATCCTATAACCTTTTTGCTGAGTCAGGCATTCGGCACCGTCAATAAATatcccttttcaaaaaaaaaagacattcgGCACCGGTGTAGGATTCCCGAGTGGTATTCGGAGTGTCCAAAAACTTGCCGAATCAGCCACGCCATGACATTTTTGCTGAGTCAGACATTCCGCACCATGTTGGATTCAGAGTGGTATTCGGCGTGTCCAAAAAACTTGCCGAATCTGCCACGTCATGACAATTTTTGCTGAGTCAGACATTCCGCACCGGTGTCGGATTCCTAGTGGTATTCGGCATATCCGATAAACTTGCCGAATCAGCCACGTCCTACTATTTTTGCTGAGTCAGACATTCCGCACTGGTGTCGGATTCCGAGTGG
This genomic interval from Panicum virgatum strain AP13 chromosome 8K, P.virgatum_v5, whole genome shotgun sequence contains the following:
- the LOC120643881 gene encoding B3 domain-containing protein Os11g0197600-like, with product MVAGRKKQQGSSGAAATPEKESGKGKGKAARDDGKEPAKEKAVAGARKKAAKGKEPAKEKQRQKGKQQKEAREGGKKETAKAKAKQQQEKQAAAAAAKSAGQQFFKIFFPNQSGERLKIPASFHQHLKEQPTGLVSLKGPSGNTWQAVLTSDSEGLCFGQGWKEFVTDHSVKQGHFLVFTYDGLSKFSVTVFGSLGVVDPPALVAKPTNDVVIKIEDDEEVQGDMDAGGTSDTSILPPKEGNGITRKRTRGVNNHSEGGNASKRHSSVAKNSEKKRPDAIPRTSKDRRTSKDASTIDNTEKGTPYSLLDESMAFNKTQVREKNMPKLGKFIVRRARQPVVISQRRPVTQEEKDLALKRAKEFKSENPFAVQTMMESYVYVGFFMNITCEFVRESLPRTSKKMTLWDPLGKPWEVNYVYYSGRSVASFSGGWGKFALGNNLEKFDVCVFELFKEDNIRVHIYRVVPEITPLLRASNKD